A genomic region of Planococcus kocurii contains the following coding sequences:
- the guaC gene encoding GMP reductase translates to MENVFDYEDIQLVPAKAVVNSRSECDTSIEFGGRTFKLPVVPANMQTIVDEKIAGYLAENNYFYIMHRFEPEKRLAFIKDMQQRGLFASISVGIKPEEYDFIQLVADEKITPEYITIDVAHGHSNAVIDMIQHVKKLLPNSFLIAGNVGTPEAVRELEHAGADATKVGIGPGKVCITKIKTGFGTGGWQLAALRWCAKAASKPIIADGGIRTHGDIAKSVRFGASMVMIGSLFAGHEESPGQTINQDGKLLKEYFGSASEFQKGEKKNVEGKKMFVEYKGPLKETLVEMEQDLQSAISYAGGDKLLAIRNVDYVIVKNSIFNGDKVY, encoded by the coding sequence TTGGTGGACGAACTTTTAAATTACCGGTTGTACCTGCCAATATGCAGACAATCGTAGATGAAAAAATTGCGGGATATTTAGCGGAAAATAATTACTTCTATATCATGCACCGATTCGAGCCAGAAAAGCGCTTAGCATTTATAAAAGATATGCAACAGCGTGGACTTTTTGCATCGATCAGTGTAGGGATTAAACCAGAAGAATATGATTTCATTCAATTAGTAGCTGATGAAAAAATAACACCTGAATATATTACAATTGATGTGGCACATGGTCATTCAAACGCAGTTATCGACATGATTCAGCATGTTAAAAAACTACTGCCAAACAGTTTTTTAATTGCTGGAAATGTGGGCACGCCAGAAGCTGTTCGCGAACTTGAACACGCAGGGGCAGACGCGACAAAAGTAGGCATCGGACCAGGAAAAGTTTGCATTACGAAGATTAAAACAGGTTTCGGTACAGGAGGCTGGCAGTTGGCGGCACTTCGTTGGTGTGCCAAAGCAGCAAGTAAACCCATTATCGCAGATGGGGGTATTCGTACACATGGTGATATTGCAAAATCAGTGCGCTTTGGGGCGTCAATGGTGATGATTGGTTCACTTTTTGCTGGACACGAAGAGTCGCCTGGTCAAACAATCAACCAGGACGGGAAACTATTAAAAGAGTATTTCGGCTCAGCCTCAGAATTCCAAAAAGGCGAAAAGAAAAACGTTGAAGGCAAGAAGATGTTTGTAGAATATAAAGGTCCATTAAAAGAAACATTAGTAGAAATGGAACAAGATCTTCAATCGGCGATTTCTTATGCGGGTGGAGACAAACTATTAGCAATTCGCAATGTTGATTATGTTATCGTTAAAAATTCCATTTTCAATGGAGATAAAGTGTATTGA
- a CDS encoding TVP38/TMEM64 family protein — protein MEILLTLVKTVILLIANIVVGAVGFIPSALMTAINIQSLGLYGGATLTFAGEIFGALFGFYLYRFGFSKADPKWLIHPFWQKFQRQTTKQVFSLVILLRLLPFMPSGFVTAGAALTTINGKKFWVASTIGKIPAVIMELAVVYGLIQVVPKSVQYLLFGALLTVSVIIWLLTTKQKKAHQSTN, from the coding sequence ATGGAAATTTTACTTACTTTAGTTAAAACCGTCATTTTACTTATCGCCAATATAGTCGTTGGTGCTGTTGGATTTATTCCTAGTGCCCTCATGACCGCCATCAATATTCAGTCGCTAGGACTCTATGGTGGCGCTACTTTAACATTTGCTGGTGAAATATTCGGAGCCTTGTTTGGATTTTATCTTTACCGCTTTGGCTTTTCCAAAGCAGACCCTAAATGGCTCATCCATCCGTTCTGGCAAAAGTTTCAGCGACAAACAACAAAACAAGTTTTCAGTTTGGTGATTTTACTCCGTCTGCTGCCATTTATGCCTTCAGGTTTTGTGACAGCGGGTGCCGCATTAACAACGATTAATGGGAAAAAGTTTTGGGTCGCCAGCACCATTGGTAAAATTCCAGCTGTAATTATGGAGTTGGCCGTAGTTTACGGTTTGATACAAGTCGTTCCTAAAAGTGTTCAATACCTCTTGTTTGGGGCACTATTAACGGTTTCTGTCATCATCTGGCTACTAACAACTAAGCAGAAAAAAGCCCATCAATCAACTAATTGA